The Megasphaera elsdenii DSM 20460 genome includes the window ATCCAAAAGGCCGGGAAGGGGAGTGTCGTTTCCGAGTCCGTCGCCATCGACGCCGAGCGGGCCGTCGAAGATTACTGCTTCCTGGCCCTGCGCCGCCGCGCCGGCATCGACTACGGCGATTATGCCCGCCGCTTCGGGAAAGCCATTGAAGACGACTTCGGTCCCGTCATCGACCAGCTCGTCCGCCAGGGCCTTCTGGAACGCACGGCACAGGGCTGCTGCCTCAGTGAAGAAGGTTTAGGCTATGGCAATTATGTATTCAGTAAATTTATACGATGAACTTCAGAAATTGTTGACAAATGACGCCAATCTGAGTATAATTTCATTGTGTGCAGTAAAAGCACTCCCTATCATACCTTGGAGGGAGGGATAATAGAATGGCAGAAATCAGAGTTGGTAAAAACGAAACGTTAGACAGCGCACTTCGCCGCTTCAAACGTTCTTGCCAAAAGGCAGGTGTTCTTTCCGAAGTACGGAAACGTGAACACTACGAAAAACCGAGTGTACGGAGAAAGAAAAAATCCGAAGCAGCACGGAAACGGAAGTACAGAGCATAATCGTCAAATGTAAGAAGGGTGATAGCATGTCTCTTAAAGAAGAACTGCTTCAGGACATGAAAGCGGCTATGAAAGCCAAAGAAGCTGGTAAAACGGCTTTGTCCGTCATCCGCATGGTCCGTTCGGCCATCCGCAACACGGAAATCGACGGCAAATGCGAACTCGATGACGCTGGCGTCGGCGCCGTCATTGCCAAAGAAATGAAACAGCGCAAGGAATCGTTGGCTGAGTTTGAAAAGGCAGGCCGCAGCGACCTCGTCGAAGAAACGAAGGCAGAAATGGCCGTACTGGAAAAGTACATGCCCAAACAGCTCACAGCCGATGAAATCCGCCAGATCGTCAACGATGCCGTTGCCGGTCAGAGCGGTCTCAAGATGGGCGACGTCATGAAGCTCGTCATGCCGAAAGTCAAAGGTAAGGCTGACGGCAAGCTTGTTTCACAGATTGTTCGAGAAATTTTACAAAATAATTAGTTTTGTTAGATTTTTATAAAAAATCTATTGACAAATAGACTGATTGATTGTATTATTTTAACATGATTTGAAAATAAAATAAGTCATGAAACAAGAGTCAAAGAAGACTCCGAACCTTAACCACAGGGGCGGAGTCTTTTTTTTCACCCAAAGGAGGAGTCATGATGACTAAAGATGATTTAGTATATGTAATCCCTGCAGGTCAATATGGTAAAGAAGGTGTGCTGGCCTTACTCGAACAGCACCCGGAAATTAAATTTGTATCTCTCGTAGGCATCGACCTCGCCGGCAACGATACGGACGAAAAGATTCCTATTAGTGTATTCTTCGATGAATACGATAAATTCTTCAATGCAACGGCTTTCCAGACAGACGGTTCTTCCGTTGTCCTGCCGGGCATTGCTACCTTGTCCAATGCCCGTGTTGACATCAAAGCCGACCCGAGCGTCAACTGGTTCATCGACTACAATGACGGCAATATCGATCCAGAAACGGGCAAACCTGTCGGCACGCTCCGTATTCCGAGCTTCCTCCGCCATGCTACGGGCTTTATCGATTCTCGTTCCATCCTTCGCAATACCTGCGATTACGTAGGCGACCAGATTTTGGCTCTTGTTAAAAAATACGGCATTAAAGGCACGTCCATCAACTCGGACGATATCGAAAAGATTGTCTTCACGACGGCTACAGAATTGGAATTCTGGGTCAAGACGCCGAGCCAGGATGTCGCTACTCGTCTCCTTTCGGCATCCCAGAAGATGCAGGAACAGTATTGGCAGCGTACACACGGTGTCGTCCGTACGGCACTTGAACAGACCGTTGAACGCTTGGAAAAATACGGCTTTGCTCCGGAAATGGGCCATAAAGAAGTCGGCGGCGTTAAAGCACAGATCGATGATTCCGGTAAATTGACCTTCGTCCTGGAACAGCTCGAAGTCGACTGGAAATATACGAGCGACCCTGTACAGACAGCAGATAACG containing:
- the rpsU gene encoding 30S ribosomal protein S21 gives rise to the protein MAEIRVGKNETLDSALRRFKRSCQKAGVLSEVRKREHYEKPSVRRKKKSEAARKRKYRA
- a CDS encoding GatB/YqeY domain-containing protein, translating into MSLKEELLQDMKAAMKAKEAGKTALSVIRMVRSAIRNTEIDGKCELDDAGVGAVIAKEMKQRKESLAEFEKAGRSDLVEETKAEMAVLEKYMPKQLTADEIRQIVNDAVAGQSGLKMGDVMKLVMPKVKGKADGKLVSQIVREILQNN